The following proteins are co-located in the Shouchella hunanensis genome:
- a CDS encoding SMI1/KNR4 family protein, giving the protein MNKKLTKQLDRIVGNENYELNEGATIEQIHAWEECHKLSLPETYKELLLTGNGGDLDGLILAELYDEHKAYNPEKDLYIEPVIKTMYAEVTKNKHLIILAMESFGDMYFLHVDNEFVYHWSHETNKVKKRWKGIEGFLKTYLDEDEVKLFF; this is encoded by the coding sequence ATGAATAAAAAGTTGACAAAGCAACTAGATCGAATTGTAGGTAATGAAAACTACGAGTTAAATGAAGGAGCAACAATCGAACAAATCCATGCTTGGGAAGAATGTCATAAACTCTCTTTACCAGAAACGTATAAAGAACTTCTCTTGACAGGTAACGGTGGAGATTTGGATGGTCTCATACTAGCAGAATTATACGATGAACATAAAGCGTATAACCCAGAAAAAGATCTCTACATCGAGCCTGTCATAAAGACCATGTATGCAGAAGTAACAAAGAATAAGCATCTGATAATTCTAGCAATGGAATCATTTGGAGATATGTATTTCCTTCACGTTGATAATGAGTTCGTATACCATTGGTCTCATGAGACAAATAAAGTGAAGAAGAGATGGAAAGGCATAGAAGGTTTCTTAAAAACGTACCTTGACGAAGACGAAGTTAAACTGTTTTTTTAA
- a CDS encoding DUF4240 domain-containing protein: protein MDFNQGDVYAYELPNGYYSVMKVLEYDANNKRDGVLFTLTSYFDHAIPSLDDERLELPFKDYDRSVAETIDVNDLIFVGNRPLNQKEAERLLKTRGTIGGVSLFYFLIKPYVMWLDNHDHKSADLYLDELRKKEEAESEKKITPLSGKTFWEIISLIDFDADDPLEKARDKLASLTEKQMKQFEEALAQKLYKLDTEKHARSIGEAAYVDEETFFSPDFFLYTRCLAVAKGKDFYEHVVKHPEAMPKDDECEELLTLAAEAFEEKTDDKWNYVPSKDYETFSNERGWR, encoded by the coding sequence ATGGACTTTAACCAAGGAGATGTCTATGCTTATGAGTTACCAAATGGTTATTACTCAGTAATGAAAGTATTAGAGTATGATGCAAATAATAAACGTGATGGAGTATTATTTACTTTAACAAGTTATTTTGATCATGCTATTCCTAGCTTAGATGATGAGAGACTTGAATTGCCTTTTAAAGATTATGATCGTTCTGTCGCAGAGACAATTGATGTTAACGATTTAATCTTTGTAGGCAACAGGCCACTCAATCAAAAAGAAGCTGAACGATTATTGAAAACAAGGGGCACTATAGGTGGGGTATCTCTATTTTATTTTTTGATTAAGCCCTATGTAATGTGGTTAGACAATCATGATCACAAAAGTGCGGATCTCTATCTTGATGAATTACGTAAGAAGGAAGAAGCAGAGAGTGAAAAAAAAATAACCCCCCTATCTGGAAAAACATTTTGGGAGATTATCAGTCTGATAGATTTTGACGCAGATGATCCGCTGGAAAAGGCGAGAGATAAGCTTGCCTCCTTGACAGAGAAGCAGATGAAACAGTTTGAAGAAGCGCTTGCGCAGAAACTATACAAGCTTGATACAGAGAAACATGCAAGGTCTATTGGTGAAGCAGCTTACGTGGATGAGGAGACGTTCTTTTCACCAGATTTCTTTCTCTATACGCGCTGTCTCGCTGTTGCAAAAGGCAAAGATTTTTATGAACATGTTGTAAAACATCCAGAGGCAATGCCGAAAGATGATGAATGCGAAGAATTGTTGACACTAGCAGCGGAAGCGTTTGAAGAAAAGACAGATGACAAATGGAATTATGTTCCGTCAAAGGATTACGAGACGTTTTCAAACGAGCGTGGCTGGCGCTAA
- a CDS encoding DUF2750 domain-containing protein — protein sequence MFRRLTEFKKDWLHGMNEDGLLVGTNWNAKLIGLEVEPMILYKELKIET from the coding sequence TTGTTTAGACGATTAACAGAATTTAAGAAAGACTGGCTGCATGGAATGAATGAAGATGGCTTGTTAGTAGGCACGAATTGGAATGCTAAACTAATTGGTCTTGAGGTGGAACCTATGATTTTATATAAAGAGTTAAAAATCGAAACCTAA
- a CDS encoding Nramp family divalent metal transporter, which yields MVREKVTVASLEENQTIPWYRSWGPGAIVAACIIGPGTVTTVSVAGAQFGFQVAWILVLACLVGYFIQRPVINWTVATGTSVLEGIRDDISSLWSKLIFFGLWLGALAFQAGNFIGASMAMNLIFPSVPMLAWVSLLSISAMGIAWFGVYKVLENINRIVMIMLVLTFCLTALAALPNAGETINQGFTFSIPQGDLLIVLALIATILVPNTLVALSGFMKDKYRHSAYTKEQIRSISINDLKINFTLLAIISIAILLSSAAAFYGSGQTINSAGDMAVQLTPILGSFATIFFAIGLWTAGFSSGLFNLTVQPMLFGHAFKQSENPDAPVNRIILIITGLIPIALVWIFGGSPIELIISAQAINGLLLPVLTVVLYRLTNKKDRMGRFQNSASSNIITLFIIGLVTLLAIRVFISFF from the coding sequence GTGGTTAGAGAGAAAGTGACTGTAGCATCGTTAGAAGAGAATCAGACAATTCCTTGGTATCGTTCGTGGGGGCCAGGCGCTATTGTCGCTGCATGTATTATCGGTCCAGGTACTGTGACAACCGTATCCGTTGCTGGTGCCCAATTTGGATTTCAAGTCGCTTGGATTCTTGTCCTCGCTTGTCTTGTTGGCTACTTTATTCAACGACCTGTTATTAACTGGACTGTCGCAACAGGGACAAGCGTACTAGAAGGCATTCGAGATGACATAAGCAGCTTATGGTCCAAACTTATTTTCTTTGGCTTATGGCTCGGTGCCCTCGCCTTTCAAGCAGGCAATTTCATCGGGGCTTCCATGGCCATGAATCTTATTTTCCCATCCGTTCCAATGCTTGCCTGGGTTAGTTTGCTTTCAATTTCGGCAATGGGCATTGCTTGGTTTGGCGTCTACAAAGTACTTGAGAATATTAACCGAATTGTTATGATCATGCTTGTTTTAACCTTTTGTTTAACTGCACTTGCTGCTCTGCCAAACGCAGGTGAAACAATCAATCAAGGATTCACGTTTTCCATTCCGCAAGGAGACTTACTCATCGTGCTTGCGCTAATTGCAACCATTCTTGTTCCAAATACACTTGTAGCACTCTCAGGTTTTATGAAAGACAAATACCGCCACTCCGCTTACACAAAAGAACAAATTCGCAGCATTTCAATCAATGATTTAAAAATCAATTTCACCCTGTTAGCCATCATCTCTATTGCCATTCTCTTGTCTTCCGCTGCTGCGTTCTATGGATCAGGACAAACCATTAACAGTGCTGGAGATATGGCTGTGCAGCTAACACCTATTCTTGGATCATTTGCAACCATCTTTTTTGCCATCGGATTATGGACAGCCGGCTTTTCATCTGGCTTGTTTAATTTAACGGTGCAACCAATGTTATTCGGTCATGCATTCAAGCAATCAGAAAATCCAGACGCACCGGTTAACCGCATCATTTTAATTATTACAGGTCTCATCCCCATTGCACTTGTGTGGATTTTTGGAGGCTCTCCTATTGAACTAATCATTTCCGCCCAAGCGATTAACGGCTTACTATTACCTGTCCTCACAGTCGTACTCTATAGGTTGACGAACAAAAAAGATCGTATGGGTCGGTTTCAAAACTCCGCATCAAGCAACATCATTACGCTTTTCATAATTGGCCTCGTGACATTACTCGCCATTCGTGTGTTTATAAGTTTCTTTTAA
- a CDS encoding DUF421 domain-containing protein, which produces MGNLLQTTLELTVGLFALLILTKVMGKTSFAQITPFDFISALILGELVGNAIYDNETKLGTILYSVLIWGVLLFIIEWSTQRFRKTRKFFEGNPSIIIQNGHLNRKEMKRNKLDMNQLQHLLRQKDAFSVREVAYAVLETDGQISVLKKQKYDQPTYEDFKLKEDPVYLPVTFINDGVVDWENIKKAGLDENWLDKQLYEQRIDHYRDVFYLEWKYDDGIYLEKM; this is translated from the coding sequence GTGGGAAATTTGTTACAGACAACTCTAGAATTGACGGTTGGACTATTTGCGCTCCTGATTTTAACAAAAGTGATGGGGAAGACGTCTTTTGCGCAAATAACGCCGTTTGATTTTATTTCTGCATTAATTTTGGGTGAACTCGTCGGGAATGCCATTTATGATAACGAAACGAAATTAGGGACCATTCTGTATTCAGTATTAATTTGGGGTGTGCTGTTGTTTATTATTGAGTGGTCGACGCAGCGGTTTCGGAAGACGAGGAAGTTTTTTGAAGGAAACCCGTCTATCATTATTCAAAACGGACACTTAAACCGAAAGGAAATGAAACGGAATAAACTCGACATGAATCAGCTTCAACATCTATTAAGGCAAAAAGACGCTTTTTCTGTTCGTGAGGTTGCATACGCGGTTTTGGAGACAGATGGACAAATAAGTGTTCTAAAGAAACAAAAATACGACCAGCCAACCTATGAGGATTTTAAACTAAAAGAAGATCCCGTTTATTTACCTGTTACCTTCATCAATGATGGCGTGGTTGACTGGGAAAATATTAAAAAAGCCGGATTAGACGAAAACTGGTTAGATAAGCAGCTTTATGAGCAGCGGATTGATCATTATCGCGATGTGTTTTATTTAGAGTGGAAGTATGATGATGGCATTTACCTTGAAAAGATGTGA
- a CDS encoding metallophosphoesterase: MLHTQTISLNNQRTHMMSDIHGNLKLFKKLLATLHYSANDTLILNGDVCEKGQDSLGLIRYIMDLCHTHRIYTTLGNNDAILLHLLNENEQLVPYLERQPHSLIHEMLREQNREWKQFSSIKEIAQFCLDHYHAELEWIQQLPHALESEDFIIIHAGIEIKNDWRETSLTNAYAFPSFYEHGHDEEKTVIVGHWPISNYLSREKSHLNPIIDFDKRIICLDGGLQVKSIGQLNALTLQDGLFDITYVDECEQIKEIVHSFVDESKQGTINWPNYVVEKREQQEHFTLCYSAANKANYWIKNEYLTYQDKKWQCTTDVSASFLTVKQGDHVSILDDQCSGYDLAKKDGYYGWIPKSCT, encoded by the coding sequence ATGTTACATACACAAACCATTTCTTTAAACAATCAACGAACCCACATGATGTCAGATATTCACGGGAATCTAAAGCTATTTAAAAAACTGCTCGCTACATTACATTATTCCGCTAACGATACTTTGATTCTGAATGGTGATGTTTGCGAGAAAGGGCAAGATAGTCTTGGCCTGATTCGCTATATAATGGATCTTTGTCATACGCATCGTATTTATACAACATTAGGAAATAATGACGCCATCCTCCTTCACCTTCTAAACGAAAACGAACAACTAGTACCCTACTTAGAACGACAACCTCATTCTCTTATTCATGAAATGCTTCGAGAACAAAACCGTGAATGGAAACAATTTTCTTCTATTAAAGAGATCGCTCAATTTTGCTTAGACCATTATCATGCGGAACTTGAATGGATTCAGCAGCTTCCTCATGCACTTGAATCCGAGGATTTTATCATTATTCATGCTGGTATCGAAATAAAGAACGATTGGAGAGAAACATCTTTAACAAACGCTTATGCCTTCCCATCCTTTTATGAGCATGGGCATGATGAAGAAAAGACCGTCATTGTGGGACATTGGCCTATTTCAAACTATTTAAGTCGTGAAAAAAGTCACTTAAATCCCATCATTGACTTTGACAAACGAATCATTTGTTTAGATGGTGGCTTGCAGGTCAAATCCATTGGGCAATTAAATGCCCTCACCCTCCAAGATGGGTTGTTCGACATAACCTATGTTGATGAGTGTGAACAGATAAAAGAAATTGTCCACTCCTTTGTAGATGAATCCAAACAAGGGACAATCAATTGGCCAAATTATGTAGTAGAAAAACGAGAACAACAAGAACATTTTACGCTCTGCTACAGTGCAGCGAACAAAGCGAATTATTGGATTAAAAATGAGTATTTAACCTATCAAGATAAAAAGTGGCAGTGTACAACTGATGTCAGTGCTTCGTTCTTAACTGTAAAACAAGGTGATCACGTTTCGATACTTGATGATCAATGCAGTGGATATGACTTAGCCAAAAAAGATGGCTATTACGGTTGGATTCCCAAATCTTGTACATAA
- a CDS encoding YjcZ family sporulation protein gives MSYAGGGYGAGAGGGFALVVVLFILLIIIGASYVGGGYC, from the coding sequence GTGTCATACGCAGGCGGTGGTTACGGAGCTGGTGCTGGTGGCGGATTTGCATTAGTAGTTGTATTATTCATCTTGCTTATCATCATCGGAGCTTCTTATGTAGGTGGCGGATATTGCTAA
- a CDS encoding GNAT family N-acetyltransferase — MFQSTRLRLRKMQNTDISLYHQWRNDHEVMASTSLVLDVYTYEETQSFVENVMLSSAQSKSYIIEELEHDTPIGVISLIGIDYKNRNAECILDIGEKSKWGKGYGTEALSLLLTYAFYELNLHRLSLRVFSTNEKAIHLYKKVGFVQEGRIKEAVFRNGGWIDIIHMGLLQTHYQQLL, encoded by the coding sequence ATGTTTCAATCAACTCGATTACGACTGCGTAAAATGCAAAACACTGACATCTCACTTTATCATCAGTGGAGAAACGACCATGAGGTCATGGCTTCCACTAGCCTTGTCTTAGACGTTTACACATATGAAGAAACTCAATCTTTTGTCGAAAACGTGATGCTTTCCTCTGCACAGTCAAAATCATACATAATTGAAGAACTTGAACATGACACTCCTATTGGCGTCATTTCTTTAATTGGAATTGACTACAAAAACCGGAACGCTGAGTGCATTCTTGATATCGGTGAAAAAAGCAAATGGGGCAAAGGGTATGGCACAGAAGCACTTTCTCTCTTATTAACATACGCGTTTTACGAATTAAATTTACATCGATTATCGTTGCGCGTCTTTTCAACAAATGAAAAAGCAATTCATCTTTACAAGAAAGTGGGCTTTGTTCAGGAAGGAAGAATAAAAGAAGCCGTCTTTAGAAATGGAGGGTGGATTGATATCATTCATATGGGGTTACTACAAACCCACTATCAGCAACTTCTCTAG
- a CDS encoding bifunctional 5,10-methylenetetrahydrofolate dehydrogenase/5,10-methenyltetrahydrofolate cyclohydrolase translates to MKTPLLLDGVEVSNRIKDDLAKRVTALNEKGITPSLATILVGEDPSSATYVRMKGNACRKLGMESKKIEMPTETTTEELLATIKQLNEDDTVHGILLQHPVPEQIDERAAFDAIAIEKDVDGVTTLGFAQNAFHFAQYPSCTPAAIMAILDHYDLPIEGKHAVVVGRSPILGKPVSMMLLNRNATVTICHSRTSELEAHVKQADIVVAAVGRPEFIKGEWIKPGAVVLDAGYNKGNVGDCDYDGCAANASAITPVPGGVGPVTISMLLKHTVDAAERAQL, encoded by the coding sequence ATGAAAACGCCCTTACTATTAGATGGAGTAGAAGTATCAAATCGCATTAAGGATGATCTTGCAAAAAGAGTGACAGCCCTGAATGAGAAAGGCATCACTCCGTCCCTCGCAACCATTTTAGTAGGCGAAGATCCCTCTTCTGCTACTTATGTGCGAATGAAAGGAAATGCCTGTCGCAAGCTTGGGATGGAATCAAAGAAAATCGAAATGCCAACAGAAACAACTACGGAAGAGCTGTTAGCAACAATTAAGCAGTTAAATGAGGATGATACCGTTCATGGTATTTTATTGCAGCATCCTGTTCCTGAGCAAATTGATGAACGTGCTGCATTTGATGCGATCGCAATTGAAAAAGACGTAGATGGCGTTACCACTCTTGGATTTGCGCAAAATGCTTTCCATTTTGCCCAATACCCTTCATGTACGCCAGCCGCCATTATGGCTATTCTCGATCACTATGACTTACCAATCGAAGGGAAACATGCTGTTGTTGTTGGTAGAAGCCCGATTCTAGGTAAACCAGTATCCATGATGTTGCTCAATCGAAACGCAACGGTAACCATTTGTCATTCTCGCACAAGTGAGTTAGAAGCCCATGTCAAACAAGCGGACATTGTTGTTGCAGCTGTTGGTCGCCCTGAATTTATTAAAGGGGAATGGATCAAGCCGGGTGCCGTCGTACTTGATGCTGGTTACAATAAAGGAAATGTTGGTGATTGTGACTACGATGGTTGTGCAGCCAATGCATCTGCCATTACGCCAGTGCCTGGAGGCGTTGGTCCTGTAACCATTTCAATGTTGTTAAAACATACGGTTGATGCAGCTGAACGAGCACAATTATAA
- a CDS encoding phosphotransferase enzyme family protein → MLYEITKRYQLKDRQFVCIGGFYNHVFSNGSHVVKVFHENQANSVQMEHEINVMTYMNQRGIPSASVFHSNRQRTFEEIMYCGERYFCFVQSRIEGETIAITDLSGGNIAEWGAQIGAIHHAGKAYSHYYPLNHWHEESIVQTASIVLDDTLQAVWLNVYKKLTSLTQDDSSYGLIHHDLHHENSRFLGNKASIIDFESTIQHWYIYDLAIAIYHASLHIEKDKRADWYEWFSSIMLEGYQSTFSLEKKWVDELSFFIYYRQWYSYLYFQVHLEKNEQVTQMLEKMKSYLAAEKTII, encoded by the coding sequence GTGTTGTACGAAATAACAAAGAGGTATCAACTTAAGGATCGTCAATTTGTTTGCATAGGTGGCTTTTACAATCATGTGTTTTCTAATGGTTCACATGTTGTAAAAGTGTTTCATGAAAACCAAGCGAATTCGGTGCAAATGGAGCATGAAATCAATGTAATGACATACATGAATCAGCGAGGGATTCCTTCCGCAAGCGTTTTTCATTCAAATCGACAACGAACGTTTGAAGAAATCATGTATTGTGGCGAGCGTTATTTTTGCTTTGTACAGTCAAGAATAGAGGGTGAAACCATTGCCATTACTGATTTGTCGGGGGGGAATATAGCTGAGTGGGGTGCGCAAATAGGGGCAATCCATCACGCAGGAAAAGCATATAGCCACTATTATCCATTGAACCACTGGCATGAGGAATCCATTGTACAAACGGCTAGTATTGTACTTGACGATACACTACAAGCAGTGTGGCTTAATGTGTATAAGAAATTAACATCGTTAACGCAAGACGATTCAAGCTATGGACTGATCCATCATGATCTTCATCATGAAAATAGTCGTTTTCTCGGCAATAAAGCGTCAATCATTGATTTTGAGAGCACCATCCAGCATTGGTATATATATGATCTCGCAATAGCGATTTACCATGCATCACTGCATATTGAAAAAGACAAACGAGCTGATTGGTATGAATGGTTTTCCTCTATCATGCTGGAAGGCTATCAATCAACGTTCTCATTAGAAAAAAAGTGGGTAGATGAACTATCCTTCTTTATTTATTACCGCCAGTGGTACTCCTATCTATATTTCCAAGTACATCTAGAAAAAAATGAACAGGTTACCCAGATGTTAGAAAAGATGAAGTCTTATCTAGCAGCTGAGAAAACCATTATTTAG